The DNA window TGATTTCTTGAATGGCGGGATCCTTTCCTCTTAGTTCCTCTTCAAGGCAGTCAAGAAACGCATAAGGAGCAGCCTCCGCAAGTGCACGAAGATGGCCGCGAATGCTCAGCCAACGCTCGTCATCAGCGCCGGCTATCAACTCGCGAACAACTTGGCTCGCGCGGTAAGCGAGGTCGACTTTGAGACTACTTCCACAAATTTCGGCTCCGTATACTGAGAGAATGCACAATGCGTCGCTGAGCCCGGATAGCAAAGCCCCTGAATAGCTGCGCGCTTTGCCAAGCACATTTGCCATCCACCATTTGTCCTTGGGGAGGTCTAAGGCAGGATCTCTGTCGCCCAACAATTCTGGAACGAGTTGAAAGAAACGATCCAAGTCGTCCCGGTCTATGTAGGGGCCAATTGCAAACAGCGCGTCTAATTGCGAGACGACAACGTCTACGTTCCCATATCTCGCAATGGGCACGTCATCCAAAGCAAGCAGTTCATCTCTGGCTCGTTCAATCTCGCCATCATCCAGCTCTCCAAGAAGCTGCAGAACCGCCAAATCGTCGAAACTTTCTCGATCGACCCATGATCCCGCAAGCGCGAACGGCAATAGTCTCTTGGCCAAGGCGCGATCGCGAGCCCAAAGAGGGCGTCGGATTTCCGGATCAGGCGACAGGTGCCGCCGGAGAATTGGCACCGAATGTCCGGTCTTCAACGCAAGACTCTCAGCGTCATCGCATGACAACCCCATTGCCTGGAGTTCGTCACGAAAGACCTCAGATGGGACATGCGAAAGCTGCGATGCTTCCCGAACGTCTTGTCGTCCGCGAGGATAGGCCCGCACGATAGTAAGATTGCGTCTGTCGCCAAAATCCGGTTCTTGGCCCTCGGGGAGATCTGCAATTATAATGAGTCGAGCATCGCTCCGAGGAATTGCAATATCGGCTCTCGTCACCACGAGGGTGCGATCAAGGAGATCGTCAGCACTTTCTTCGGTGAGTGCCGCGATTACAAACGCTACCGCTTCGCTTCGATCATCTGCTGCAACCGATACCACAGCGTCGCCGTTACGAAGGTCTCGTAACAACGTTGCCGATTCATCGTGTCGTCGAGTGGCAACCAATCGACGCGAGATCGGCGGATTGGAGGCAGTTGACCATCTTACCCACCACTCATTTGGCGTAAGCAGGCCTGGTTGATCAAAACCGAGAAGTTCCCCGATCCAACGAGAAGTAGCAGGTGCTTCGTCAAGCCAGTTTTCTAGATCTATTGCATCCCACGCCAGAACATTGGCCCAAGAGTTTTCTGCCTGCCGCTCCCTTTGCCATTCATTCTTTGCTGGCCAGCGTCGGGGCGTGACAAAAACGAAACTCGTGGTTGCTCGTTCTTCCTCAGGTGTTTCATCCGTCCGCTTTCGATAGTCGCTATTCGCCTTCGCGAGCGAGTTCTGATTGCAACCCATCTCCCAAATGCTTCGCCCCTGAGGGACCCACACTGTCGCTTGTTCAGCTACGGCCTGCCCATCCAATCCAGCTAGATCGACAGCTTCATTTCCCGGAAAGCGTAGTGATTGCAGGGTTATTGTTGTCTCGCGAACTAGTCGCCGCACCAGAATTGGTAAATTGCTGCGGCATTGGTGGTGATCAGCCCATTGCCTTAGAGCGGTTTCATTGACCGGCATCGACGCCCCCAATGCTGCGGAAACTGAAAGTGTTGTTCTGGCTGACGCTACACTTCTGAAGATTCGTCGGAAAGGGCAGGTTTTGGCAATTTACGGCTGCAACCCGGCGGCTAGTGAGAACTCGCCATTGTCACAACGCGACAGGCGCTGTCGCGGCTCATCAGTCGACAGCCTGCAAATGACCAGGTTGTTAGGTGCCCCGGTGCCGCTCGTCCTTGGCGCTATGGGCCAGAAGATCACGGCGAAGCTGCCGGATATGGTTTTTGATGATCGTGATCATCGCCGCATGGGGGAAGACCGTTTCCCTCACCCCGGCGTAACCAGCGACGTCCTGTTCGTCGCGGGTCTCGAAGCTGCGGAATCCAGATTGGTGAGCAGTCGTTCCACCTCGTTGTCGTTGAGCTTCGCACCTTCGATGCGGGTGGAGAAGCCGATGCTTACAATGGTCGCCACCCGGCGCCAGCGTCCCAAGCTCCCTTGAGCTCGTCGATCTCGGCAATGTGAGTGAGGGCTTCCGGGGCGACGGCCAACTCGTCGATACGGAAGGCCATATCCAATAACTTACCCATAAATACCCGAAAATGGTGATGATTTCGGACTGAGATCCACATTCCGGGTGTTGGCTGTCTTGCGGGCTCTATTTCGCTCCGCTCCACCGAACCCGCCCTTCGGCAGGCCTGCGGGCGGTTTCGGCCCATTCGGGTGACGATCCCGGACAGGAAGAGACGCGGCGGCTGGTCGCCGCCACTCGTCTTTTGCTCGCGCGTTGCACGCGCGTGGACCCCATCAGCCAGCTTACACCGCCGCAGGGTCGCCTGATCCAATAGCCTTGGTCCGGGCTGGCCCGCTCCATTCGGCACACGTGCCTCCCGTGTGGCCCGGACCGCCTTCGGCGCCGCAAGCGGCAAGGCTTTGGGGCGCCCTGCTTGCGGTCATAGCGTCCGTTGCGGTCGCTGCCGTCGGTCCTCCGGCGGCGGCTTTTTTGTTTCCGGGATTTCGGACGCTCGGCGCTGGCCAGGGGGTCATGCGCGGCGGGTTTTCTCTCCTGAGAGCTTCGCCGGATTTGAAACCCAAACCCCAAGCGAGGACATCATGGCCAAGAAAGACATCTATCAGGAGGTCACCAGCAAGATCATTGCCGTTCTGGAGACGGTAGACCTTGCCGACTACCAACCGCCCTTTGCGGCACTGGCAGCTCAAGGACTGCCGCTCAACCCCATCACCGAACATCGATACCAGGGCATCAACATCCCCTCCCTCTGGTTCGATCAGCAGGACAAGGGTTTTTCGTCCAGCCATTGGGCGACTTTCAACCAGTGGAAGGAGCGCGGCGCGAACGTGCGCAAGGGCGAAAAGGGCAGCCCGATCATTTTCTACAAGACGCTGGTCAGGCAAGAGTAGACCGACAGCGGCGAAACGGACGAACGCGCCGTTCCCATGCTCAAGACCTATACCGTTTTCAATGCCGATCAGGTTGACGGATACGACCGCGCCGACCCCGTCCGCCGCGACGACATCGATCTTGTGACCCGCATCCAAGCGGCGGACCACTTCTGCGCCAGTACCGGAGCCGATATCCGTCATGGCGGTGGCAAGGCGTTCTACCACCGGGTGGAGGATTTCATTCAAATCCCGGACACCAAGGCCTTTGTGGAGACCAAACAGGCAAGCGCCACGGAGAACTACTACGCGACGCTGCTGCACGAGCTGACCCACTGGACGGGAGCGGCGCACCGCCTTGACCGCGACAAGGCAAAAACCGGGGCTGAGCGGGACCAATACGCATTCGAGGAACTGGTCGCCGAGCTTGGCGCGGCCTTCCTGTGTTCGGCTATCGGCATCGTGCAGACGCCGCGTGACGACCATGCCCTCTACATCAAGGGCTGGCTGACCGCGCTCCGGAACGACAAGAAGTATGTCTTCAAGGCGGCAGCACAGGCCGCGAAAGCCGCCGAGTTCCTACACGGCCTGCAAACCGAACCCTGCAAAGCATCCGAGCCTGCCCCAGAGCGGCCCCGCTAGGGCCGTTCACGGGTGCGCTTGTGCACCGTTCATTTCAACTCAAACATTTAAGGAGAAAACCCATGAAACTAACCCATTTGACCCTCGACCAACTGAAACCCGCCAAGGTCAACGTCCGCAAGAAGGGCGGCAAGGATGTCGCCGATCTCGTGCCGAGCATCCGCTCGCTCGGCCTGCTGCAACCGCTTCTCGTGCGGCCTAACTGCGAAGGCTTTGAGATCGTCGCGGGACAGCGCCGCTATCACGCCTTAACCAAACTGGCCGAGGAAGTCGAGGCGCAGCCCGTGCCCTGCATCGTCATGGAGGACGGCGACGATGCGAAAGCCATCGAGGCCTCGCTTGCGGAAAATGTCGCCCGCCTGCCGATGGACGAGATCGACCAGTACAAGGCCTTTGCCGTGCTGGGGGAAGAAGGCAAGGACGTTGCCGAGATCGCCAGCACGTTCGGCGTGACGGAGCGGCTCGTCAAACAACGCTTGGCCATTGCCAACATCATCGGGCCGATCCTGACCGCCTATCGCAGGGGCGACATCGGGACCGAGACGCTGCGGACGATGACCCTTGCCACAAAGCGCCAGCAACAGGATTGGTGGGCGCTGTTCAAGGACGAGGACGCATACGCGCCGCACGGCTACGCGCTGCGCCAGTGGCTCTTCGGTGGCCAGCAAATCTCGGTCGAAAATGCTCTGTTCGAGCTCGAAGAGTTTATAGGCGCGATCGTTGCGGACCTCTTCGGCGACGAGCGGTATTTCGACGATACGGACGCCTTCTGGACCTTGCAGAACGAAGCCATCGCCAAGCTGAAAGACGACATCCTCGCCAAGGGCTGGCAGGACGTGGAAATCATGGAGGTCGGCGCATTCTTCGCCAGTTGGGAGTACCGCAAGGCGACAAAGAAGGACGGAGGCCGCGTCTATATTCAGATCGCCAAGGACGGCGAGGTCACGGTCCACGAGGGCTACATCACCGAGAAGGAAGCCAAGCGCCGCGACAAGGCGGAAGCAGGCAACACCGACGAGCAATCCTGCGAACGCCCCGAACTCACCAAGGCCATGCAAAATTATCTCGCCCTACACCGCCACGCCGCCGTGCGGCTCGATCTCCTGAGCGATCCCGCGCTTGCCCTGCGAGTTGTTGCCGCACAGATCATTGCCGGATCGGCCCTGTGGACGGTCTACGGCGAACCACAAAAGGCAAATACCGAGGCCATTGGCGAAAGCCTTGCCGCCAGCACGGCTGAGGCGGCGTTCGCTGCCGAGCGCGAAGCCGTCCGGCTATTGCTTGGCATCGAACAGGACGACAGCGACACGCTCGTCTGCCGCCAGCACGACTACGGTCGGTCGCATGACCTTCTGACCGTCTTTGCCAAGCTCGTCGATCTCGACGACGACAGCGTCCGGCGCATCCTGACGTTCGTCGTAGCGGAAACCCTTCCGAGTGGCAGCGCGCTCGTCGAAGCGCTCGGCATTCTCAAGTCGGCCGACATGGGCGCTCACTGGGCACCGGACGACACCTTTTTCGATCTCTGGAAGGACAAGGAAGCGATCAACGCCGCTGTGAAGGAAGTCGCCGGAAAGGCCACGGCCGATGCTCACGTCACCTCAACGGCGAAGGTGCAGAAGAAGATCATCCGCGATCACATCGATGGAACCCGCAAGCCGCACACGCCCGACTGGCAGCCGCGCTACACGACGTTCCCGATGGGCACCTACACCAAGCGCGGCGGCATCGATGCCGTGGAGCGCGGTAAGGACCTAAAAAGGCGCTTCAAAGCTGCGTAGGTTTCGGCTGCGTTGAAAAAATCGCGCCCGGCGCCAGAAGAAGCCGCCGGGCGCATACCTATGCTCTATCAATGGCAGCTGAGGTTTAAAGAATGGAGGCGTGCCAAAAGCACTTCTTCCCTACATTTGAAACGACCTATAGGGGTGGGAAGCGACAATTTACAACGTCCGAAGTTAATGTCGGCAAGGCAGATGTCGGGCGAGAATTCCAAATCTAGAAAGGTCCCCTTACCCCTAATCACAGAAAAAATAGATTCTTACACTATTTCGGTCGCCGCCTTTTCCACGCTAGCAGCTACACGAAGCACATTTTCATCGCCAAACTGTGGACCAATAACCTGAAGTCCCAGCGGCATACCATTTGTACTCGTTTCGACTGGCAGGCTAATGGCCGGAAGACCTCCCAAATTTATCGGAACAGTATAGACATCCTCGAGATACATCTCGACGGGATTTGTAGAATGCGCTCCAATTGGAAAGGCTGATGATGGCGCCGTCGGCATAAACATTACGTCTGCATTTTCAAATGCCATACGAAATTCATTTGCCACGATGTTTCGCACCTTTTGCGCTTTCAAATAATACGCATCGTAATAACCAGCGCTCAGAGAGAATGTTCCGAGTAATATTCTCCTTTTAACTTCTCTTCCAAATCCCTCGGCCCGTGTCCTCTCATACAGGTCATTAATATCGTTCGGGGCCTTCGCTCTAAAACCGTACCGAACCCCATCATATCTAGCCAGATTCGAAGATGCTTCCGATAGGGCAATAATATAGTACGCCGGGAGCGCATACTTGAAGCTTGGCATTGACACTTCGACGATCTCGGCACCTATGCGCCGCGCAATTTTCTGAGCTTTGTCCCAAACTTTGTCGGCATCGCTGGTCGATTCCAGAGCAATCACTTCTTTAGGAAAAGCAATACGAAGCTTCCTTTGTTCTTTTCCCAAAGCCTGTGAAAACGCGTAAGCTCTTCCATCCACCGACGTTGTGTCTTTTGGGTCTTCTCCTGCGATTACGTCCAAGAGAATAGCAACGTCTTCAACGCATTTCCCGAAAACGCCGGCTTGATCGAGCGATGAACCATAAGCGATAATGCCCCATCGGGAACAAGCACCATATGTCGGCTTCATGCCGACAACGCCACAGAAGCTTGCGGGCTGCCGAATTGAGCCGCCGGTATCAGTACCTAGGGCGCCGGCAGCAAGATTTGCTGCGACAGCGGCGGCCGACCCCCCCGACGAGCCTCCTGGAACCAAATTGCCAAATCCGAGCTTCGTGCCGACCGGATTGATGGTCGGGCCGAAGTAGCTGCTCTCGGTCGACGAGCCCATAGCAAACTCGTCCATGTTCGTCTTGCCGAGAATAACAGCGCCGGCATCGAGCAGCTTCTGGGTAACCGTAGACTCGTAGGTCGGAACAAAATTCTCCAAAATGCGGGACGCTGCAGTGGTCCTAATCCCTCTCGTGCAGTAATTGTCCTTTACGGCAATAGGAATTCCATCCAGCGGCTTTCGCTGGTTCTTCGAAATACGCTCATCGGCCTCCTTGGCTTGCTGAGCCGCCGAATCGCGAGCTTCGGTTATATAAATATTTAGATGTTTATTCTTTGTGATTTCGTCGAAATATTCTGACACCAACTCAGAATTGGAAATCTTTTTTCCTTCAATCAGCGACTTTTGTTCGCTGATCGACAACGCTGTGGGTGCCAAATTGCCATTTTGGGGAAGTTTCAGAGCGGAAAAC is part of the Rhodobium gokarnense genome and encodes:
- a CDS encoding ArdC family protein; amino-acid sequence: MAKKDIYQEVTSKIIAVLETVDLADYQPPFAALAAQGLPLNPITEHRYQGINIPSLWFDQQDKGFSSSHWATFNQWKERGANVRKGEKGSPIIFYKTLVRQE
- a CDS encoding zincin-like metallopeptidase domain-containing protein, with the protein product MLKTYTVFNADQVDGYDRADPVRRDDIDLVTRIQAADHFCASTGADIRHGGGKAFYHRVEDFIQIPDTKAFVETKQASATENYYATLLHELTHWTGAAHRLDRDKAKTGAERDQYAFEELVAELGAAFLCSAIGIVQTPRDDHALYIKGWLTALRNDKKYVFKAAAQAAKAAEFLHGLQTEPCKASEPAPERPR
- a CDS encoding ParB/RepB/Spo0J family partition protein produces the protein MKLTHLTLDQLKPAKVNVRKKGGKDVADLVPSIRSLGLLQPLLVRPNCEGFEIVAGQRRYHALTKLAEEVEAQPVPCIVMEDGDDAKAIEASLAENVARLPMDEIDQYKAFAVLGEEGKDVAEIASTFGVTERLVKQRLAIANIIGPILTAYRRGDIGTETLRTMTLATKRQQQDWWALFKDEDAYAPHGYALRQWLFGGQQISVENALFELEEFIGAIVADLFGDERYFDDTDAFWTLQNEAIAKLKDDILAKGWQDVEIMEVGAFFASWEYRKATKKDGGRVYIQIAKDGEVTVHEGYITEKEAKRRDKAEAGNTDEQSCERPELTKAMQNYLALHRHAAVRLDLLSDPALALRVVAAQIIAGSALWTVYGEPQKANTEAIGESLAASTAEAAFAAEREAVRLLLGIEQDDSDTLVCRQHDYGRSHDLLTVFAKLVDLDDDSVRRILTFVVAETLPSGSALVEALGILKSADMGAHWAPDDTFFDLWKDKEAINAAVKEVAGKATADAHVTSTAKVQKKIIRDHIDGTRKPHTPDWQPRYTTFPMGTYTKRGGIDAVERGKDLKRRFKAA
- the gatA gene encoding Asp-tRNA(Asn)/Glu-tRNA(Gln) amidotransferase subunit GatA codes for the protein MFSALKLPQNGNLAPTALSISEQKSLIEGKKISNSELVSEYFDEITKNKHLNIYITEARDSAAQQAKEADERISKNQRKPLDGIPIAVKDNYCTRGIRTTAASRILENFVPTYESTVTQKLLDAGAVILGKTNMDEFAMGSSTESSYFGPTINPVGTKLGFGNLVPGGSSGGSAAAVAANLAAGALGTDTGGSIRQPASFCGVVGMKPTYGACSRWGIIAYGSSLDQAGVFGKCVEDVAILLDVIAGEDPKDTTSVDGRAYAFSQALGKEQRKLRIAFPKEVIALESTSDADKVWDKAQKIARRIGAEIVEVSMPSFKYALPAYYIIALSEASSNLARYDGVRYGFRAKAPNDINDLYERTRAEGFGREVKRRILLGTFSLSAGYYDAYYLKAQKVRNIVANEFRMAFENADVMFMPTAPSSAFPIGAHSTNPVEMYLEDVYTVPINLGGLPAISLPVETSTNGMPLGLQVIGPQFGDENVLRVAASVEKAATEIV